A section of the Streptomyces xinghaiensis S187 genome encodes:
- a CDS encoding DUF4396 domain-containing protein has translation MSHTAHPPAGSGHGTVPVSWSTAAQATLHCLTGCAIGEVLGMVIGTAAGLSAGATVALAVALAFFFGYALTMRGVLRAGLSFREALRVALAADTVSILVMEIVDNTVMVGVPGAMEAGLASWLFWAALAFALAVAFVLTVPVNRWLIARGRGHAVVHAHHHH, from the coding sequence GTGTCCCACACCGCTCACCCGCCGGCCGGGAGCGGCCACGGCACGGTCCCGGTGTCATGGAGCACAGCCGCGCAGGCCACGCTGCACTGCCTCACGGGGTGCGCGATCGGCGAGGTCCTGGGCATGGTCATCGGCACCGCGGCCGGGCTGTCCGCCGGGGCCACGGTGGCACTGGCCGTCGCCCTCGCCTTCTTCTTCGGCTACGCGCTGACCATGCGGGGCGTCCTCCGTGCGGGGCTGAGCTTCCGCGAGGCGCTGAGGGTGGCCCTCGCCGCGGACACCGTCTCCATCCTCGTGATGGAGATCGTGGACAACACCGTCATGGTCGGTGTGCCCGGGGCCATGGAGGCGGGCCTCGCCAGCTGGCTCTTCTGGGCCGCCCTGGCCTTCGCGCTGGCCGTCGCCTTCGTGCTGACCGTACCGGTCAACCGCTGGCTCATAGCCCGCGGCCGGGGGCACGCGGTCGTCCACGCCCACCACCATCACTGA
- a CDS encoding Ig-like domain repeat protein, which translates to MGSPIQRGQARIPRPGGPGPSGSRPHTTARAADGTGALQAAPAVTGFTPATGSPGGGTPVSITGTEFVNVQSVTIAGVEAASFTVDSPTNITATTAAAAAGTSGPVAVTTPDGTGASAASFTYVSEPTTTTVAVETVPAYCGDDVVITATVTSPTGPVTTGTLTFLVTENGPVQILAPDGAGQAGATFTDLAVGLHHAVVVYEPADDGYLSSASAVTPVTVSAAPATTTVTAVPNPAGPDESVLLTATVAGPPGHPGTPTGTVTFSAVGGGVLGSAGLTGGQAQITTSGLPAGTTTVQADYEGDTCFGASSGTVDVVVNPPAPTTLTATPATIRLRSNGTFVIRNVSATLTSGGTPLPGQTLHFAITTGTGTHPLGQAVTDATGKATLPDTTVPNALATSQTYQAEFPGTATYAPSSATGSITFQPFPILP; encoded by the coding sequence ATGGGTTCGCCCATTCAGCGCGGCCAAGCCCGCATTCCCCGGCCGGGCGGCCCGGGACCGTCGGGCAGCAGGCCCCACACCACCGCCCGGGCGGCGGACGGCACCGGGGCGCTCCAAGCCGCCCCCGCGGTCACGGGCTTCACCCCGGCCACCGGTTCGCCCGGCGGGGGGACACCGGTGTCGATCACGGGCACGGAGTTCGTGAACGTCCAGTCGGTGACCATCGCCGGTGTGGAGGCCGCGTCCTTCACGGTGGACAGCCCGACGAACATCACGGCGACCACGGCCGCGGCCGCGGCGGGGACGTCGGGCCCGGTGGCGGTCACCACGCCGGACGGCACCGGTGCGTCGGCCGCGTCCTTCACCTACGTCTCCGAGCCGACCACCACGACCGTGGCCGTCGAGACCGTCCCGGCGTACTGCGGGGACGACGTCGTCATCACCGCGACGGTCACCTCGCCGACCGGCCCCGTCACCACGGGCACCCTCACCTTCCTCGTCACGGAGAACGGCCCCGTCCAGATCCTCGCTCCGGACGGGGCCGGCCAGGCCGGCGCCACGTTCACGGACCTGGCCGTGGGGCTCCACCACGCCGTGGTCGTGTACGAGCCCGCGGACGACGGCTATCTGAGCTCCGCCTCCGCCGTGACTCCGGTCACCGTCAGCGCGGCGCCGGCCACCACCACGGTGACCGCCGTCCCGAACCCCGCCGGCCCCGACGAGAGCGTGCTCCTCACGGCCACCGTGGCCGGTCCTCCCGGCCACCCGGGCACCCCCACCGGCACGGTCACCTTCAGCGCCGTCGGCGGCGGCGTCCTCGGCTCGGCCGGACTGACCGGCGGCCAGGCGCAGATCACCACCTCCGGCCTGCCCGCCGGAACGACCACCGTGCAGGCGGACTACGAGGGCGACACGTGCTTCGGCGCCTCCTCCGGGACCGTCGACGTGGTGGTCAACCCGCCGGCCCCCACCACGCTGACCGCGACACCGGCCACCATCAGGCTCCGCAGCAACGGCACCTTCGTGATCCGGAACGTGAGTGCCACCCTCACCAGCGGCGGGACCCCGCTGCCGGGGCAGACGCTCCACTTCGCGATCACCACGGGCACCGGCACCCACCCGCTCGGTCAGGCCGTCACGGACGCCACCGGGAAGGCCACTCTGCCCGACACCACCGTGCCGAACGCTCTGGCCACCTCGCAGACGTACCAGGCCGAGTTCCCCGGAACCGCGACCTACGCGCCCTCGTCCGCGACCGGGAGCATCACCTTCCAGCCGTTCCCCATCCTCCCCTGA
- a CDS encoding AraC family transcriptional regulator has translation MLERLNEALEYIERNLDRPIEPAELARIAATSEYHLRRLFSALAGIGLSEYVRRRRLTVAGAEVLAGDGTLLDIAVRYGYGSGEAFARAFRAVHGVGPGEARRTGAVLSSQPRMSFRLVVEGNSSMRYRIVEKTGFTVAGKRARVPLVHEGVNPEIAAFIRGIGEDTLRRLEALPAREPRGIVGVSDRLPADPGERVEGTELDYYHGVVTDPGTEVPEGMDSLAVPAGMWAVFESSGEFPRALQSLWRDVFTQWFPSNPYRSRPGPEILRTRLSEDGSTADAELWIPVEPERADRREAARGAAV, from the coding sequence GTGCTGGAACGGCTCAACGAGGCCCTGGAGTACATCGAGCGCAACCTCGACCGGCCCATCGAGCCGGCCGAGCTGGCGCGGATCGCGGCCACCTCCGAGTACCACCTGCGGCGGCTGTTCTCCGCGCTGGCGGGGATCGGGCTGTCCGAGTACGTCCGGCGCCGGCGGCTGACCGTCGCGGGCGCCGAAGTGCTCGCGGGGGACGGCACGTTGCTCGACATCGCGGTGCGCTACGGCTACGGCTCCGGAGAGGCGTTCGCCCGGGCGTTCCGCGCCGTGCACGGCGTCGGGCCGGGTGAGGCCCGGCGGACCGGCGCGGTGCTCAGCTCGCAGCCCCGGATGTCCTTCCGGCTCGTCGTCGAAGGGAACAGCAGTATGCGCTACCGGATCGTGGAGAAGACCGGGTTCACCGTGGCCGGGAAGAGGGCCCGGGTGCCGTTGGTGCACGAGGGGGTGAATCCGGAGATCGCCGCGTTCATCCGCGGCATCGGCGAGGACACGCTGCGGCGGCTGGAGGCCCTGCCGGCCCGGGAGCCGCGCGGGATCGTCGGGGTCAGCGACCGTCTGCCCGCCGACCCCGGCGAACGGGTGGAGGGGACCGAACTCGACTACTACCACGGCGTGGTGACGGACCCCGGCACCGAGGTGCCGGAGGGGATGGACTCCCTCGCCGTCCCCGCGGGCATGTGGGCGGTCTTCGAGAGTTCGGGCGAGTTCCCGCGGGCCCTGCAGTCCCTGTGGCGGGACGTGTTCACCCAGTGGTTCCCGTCCAATCCGTACCGGAGCCGGCCCGGGCCGGAGATCCTGCGGACCCGGCTGTCGGAGGACGGGTCCACGGCGGACGCGGAGCTGTGGATCCCGGTGGAGCCGGAGCGGGCGGACCGGCGGGAGGCGGCGCGGGGAGCCGCGGTCTGA
- a CDS encoding aldehyde dehydrogenase family protein — protein sequence MPTSSLFIDGVWKAATGGATRDVINPYDQSVVRTVDEGGDADARAAVDAARSAFDGGAWPAWTARQRSELLRRVAGFLQRDRERIARLETLDTGKTLVESGIDVDDVTAVFEYYAGQAVADSGRLVDAGDPRIRSRVVHEPVGVCSLIAPWNYPLLQVSWKVAPALAAGNTVVIKPSEITPLTTIRLVELLEEAGAPAGVVNLVLGPGGTVGAALVEDPRVDLVSFTGGLETGRQIMRSAAGTVKNIALELGGKNPNIVFADADFEAAIDYALMAVFFHAGQVCSAGTRLIVEDGLHDAFVTELVARAEHIRLGNGLDEDTESGPLVSAGHREKVESYVELGLREGATLLTGGRRPDEPGLRDGFFYRPTVFDDCTRDMRIVQEETFGPILTVERFTGEEAAVELGNHTDYGLAGAVWTKDAGRAERVARRLRHGTVWINDFGPYLPQAEWGGFKRSGIGRELGHDGLAEYRQAKHIYENTAPTPQRWFAR from the coding sequence CGTGGACGCGGCGCGCTCCGCCTTCGACGGCGGCGCCTGGCCGGCGTGGACGGCGCGGCAGCGCTCCGAGCTGCTCCGCCGGGTGGCCGGCTTCCTCCAGCGGGACCGGGAGCGGATCGCCCGGCTGGAGACGCTCGACACCGGCAAGACACTCGTCGAGTCCGGTATCGACGTGGACGATGTGACGGCCGTGTTCGAGTACTACGCCGGCCAGGCCGTGGCGGACTCCGGGCGGCTGGTGGACGCGGGCGACCCCCGGATCCGCAGCCGCGTCGTCCACGAGCCGGTCGGTGTCTGCTCGCTGATCGCGCCCTGGAACTACCCGCTGCTCCAGGTGTCGTGGAAGGTGGCGCCCGCGCTGGCGGCCGGCAACACCGTGGTGATCAAGCCGAGCGAGATCACCCCCCTGACCACCATCAGGCTGGTGGAGCTGCTGGAGGAGGCCGGTGCGCCCGCGGGCGTGGTCAATCTCGTCCTGGGCCCGGGCGGGACCGTCGGCGCCGCCCTGGTGGAGGATCCCCGGGTCGATCTGGTGTCCTTCACCGGCGGTCTGGAGACCGGGCGGCAGATCATGCGGTCGGCGGCCGGGACGGTGAAGAACATCGCCCTCGAACTCGGCGGCAAGAACCCCAACATCGTCTTCGCCGACGCCGACTTCGAGGCCGCGATCGACTACGCCCTGATGGCCGTCTTCTTCCACGCCGGGCAGGTGTGCTCGGCGGGCACCCGGCTCATCGTGGAGGACGGGCTGCACGACGCGTTCGTCACCGAACTCGTCGCCCGCGCCGAGCACATCCGGCTCGGCAACGGACTGGACGAGGACACCGAGAGCGGCCCGCTCGTCTCCGCCGGGCACCGGGAGAAGGTCGAGTCGTACGTGGAACTCGGCCTCCGGGAGGGCGCCACCCTCCTCACCGGCGGCCGCCGCCCGGACGAACCCGGCCTCCGGGACGGGTTCTTCTACCGGCCGACGGTGTTCGACGACTGCACCCGGGACATGCGGATCGTGCAGGAGGAGACCTTCGGGCCCATCCTGACCGTCGAGCGCTTCACCGGCGAGGAGGCCGCGGTCGAGCTCGGCAACCACACCGACTACGGGCTCGCCGGCGCCGTGTGGACGAAGGACGCCGGCCGGGCCGAGCGGGTGGCCAGGCGGCTGCGCCACGGCACGGTGTGGATCAACGACTTCGGCCCGTACCTGCCCCAGGCCGAATGGGGCGGCTTCAAGCGCTCCGGCATCGGCCGGGAACTCGGCCACGACGGCCTCGCCGAGTACCGCCAGGCGAAGCACATCTACGAGAACACCGCCCCCACGCCGCAGCGCTGGTTCGCCCGCTGA